The window AAAGCTGGAAAGCGCCAGGTCTCCAGGAACAAGGCGGATATTGGGATCAACACTACGGAAAGGAGCAGGCCCAATATCTCCCAACCCTCGGACGATCGGCTTGAGAGCGGCCATGATACTCTGGTTATCCCTACCCTCTCCTCCCCATAAGTCCTCGAGTTCCCGCTCGACGAGGAACATCGAAGTCAAATTCGCCTGCGGGTCAAGGTCAGCCACCAGCACGCGCTTGCCCATATCCGCAAACATCCACGCCAGATGATAAAGCAGCGTGGTCTTGCCGACACCGCCTTTGTTGTTGAAGAAGGCTATGGTTTTCATCGGAGCGGATGCTTGGGAATTACGACAAGGAATTGGTTTCCTGGATAGTCAAATATGAGCTCTCCGCTACCGTTTTCCTTCATGGCCTTTCTGGCACGGGCGATGCCTCGCCCGAATCGGTTGACGTATCCCAAGACATGCATTGCCTCCGCGATGATAGGGTTGCGATAGGCATTTACCCGGGGAAAGTTTTCCGGAGCAGCATCACCGTAAAGACCCCCGGAATTCTGAATCTCAATGCGGTCGCTGAATTGATAGAACCGGATCGGACTCGTGGACTGGTAGTCACGATGAAGCACGGCATTCATCAACAACTCGCGCACTGCCTCTGGAGGATAATCAAATACAGCCTCTTCCCTAAGGTCCGATACAGCCACCGGGCGGGAGGTAAAGCGTCCTTTCAGAAAGCTATCCAGCTCCGCGAGTATGGTGATCAGATTGCCCGTAAAGGTTTTCTCCGCCAGCACATCATCCTCCAGGTCCGTCCCGTCATACTGGACAAACTGAATTTTCGCTCCCGGGAACAAGTCCAGGGGATCAAAGGCAAACACCAGCATGCCCGCGTTGGTCGGACATTCGCGTTTCAGGTTGTAAAACCGAAGAGCCGCGAGCTGCTCCGGTAGGTCACGATGATTTTCCGCAATAACCTCGGCTGCGACAGCCTGGGGACGATAGGTTTGCCGGAATGTTTCCAGGTCCAGTCTATCCAAATCCCCTTCGGGGCAAGGTGTGGCATCAAAGGTCGGAAAATTCGATGTTCGGCGCTCTATCAAGATCCTCTCTTCCGCCTCCGTCGCATGTCCCTTGCGCGGACCCACCCGGATGCAAATCCGCCCTTTGTAGCGAACGGGCGGCAGGGCATGAGGAAGAACCTCTACGACGATGACATCCCCCCCACCTTCGGGATGCGGGACGCTTTGCACATTCATCACGGGCAACGGCATGACCTGACCGTCATCGCGATAGGCAGTGAATTGCTTCAAAAGATCGTCTGTCGCTTGCAGCCGGAAAGACGCATCCTTCTCATCCACCCCTATCAGCAGATAACCGGGCAACTTACGCCCCGCCATATCGTTGGAAAAAGAGCAGATGGCCTCACGAAACTTGTCCGTGTCTGTCGTCGAGCGGGTTTTCTCGATACGATCAGCCTCCTCAGACTGTATCAGGGAGCGGAGGTCATCTGCTGTCATGGGAAAAGAATCACGAGTACGGGAAAATTGTCGAGCCCTGCCTTTTGTTCCTCCTGAAACGCCGATTATAGCACGCCGCCGCAACATTTGACGCCCTCTTTCCCGGGGCTATACTCCCCGGGTGAACGGAAACGGCAAACGCGTCCTTGTGGGGATGAGCGGGGGGGTCGACTCGAGTGTGACCGCCCATCTGCTCAAGCAGCAGGGATATGAAGTCATCGGCGTGACCATGAAGGTCTGGCCGCAGGACTGTATTTCGCGCGCCGAGGACAAGTGCTGCGGCCCCTCCGCCATCGCGGATGCCCGGGGCGTGGCTCATCGGCTCGGCGTCCCGCATTATGTGGTGGACGAGGCGGACCAGTTCGAAAAGCTCGTCATTGATTATTTCGCCAGCGAGTACCGCGCCGGGCGCACGCCGAACCCGTGCGTGATGTGCAATGAGAAGCTGAAATTTGGCAACCTCTGGGAGAAAGCCCGCGCGCTCGGGGCGGATTACATCGCCACGGGCCACTACGCCATCATCGAGCATCACGCGAATGAGGTGGTGCTGCGCAAGGGCCACGACGGGCGCAAGGACCAGTCGTACTTCCTCTTCAGCCTCAGCCAGCAGCAGCTCCGGCACGCGCTCACGCCGCTCGGCGGCATGACGAAGCCCGAGATCCGCGAGATCGCCCGCGAGCTGGGCCTGCGCGTCGCCGACAAGGAGGACAGCCAGGAGATTTGTTTCGTGCCGGGGAATGACTACAAGGCCTTCCTGCGGTCGCACCTCGGCGAGAAGGAATTCCATCGCGGCGGCATTTACGACGTGGATGGGAAGTTCCTCGGCGACCACGAGGGCATCGAGATGTTCACCATCGGCCAGCGCAAGGGGCTGCCCGGCGGTTCGCCGAAGCCGATCTACGTCGTCGACATCGACCCCGAGACCTCCCGCGTGATCGTGGGCGGCGAGGAGGATCTGGTGCGCGAGGAATTTGAGGTCAACCGCGTGACGTGGCATGTCGATCCCGCCACGCTGACCGGCGAGCTTTCCGTAAAGATCCGCTACGCGCACCCGGGAGCACCGGCGCGGGTGGAGCCTCTCACCTCCGACACGGCACGTGTGGTATTGACCACGCCGCAACGGGCCATCACGCCCGGGCAGGCGTCGGTCTTCTACGACGGCGACCGAGTGGTCGGCGGCGGGTGGATCGTGCGCAAGCCGTCGCTCGTTCCCGCCTGATTGGCGCTTTTTTCCGATGAAACTCGCCCTCACCACCTTTGCCACGCAGGAGGAGGCGGCGGCCGTGGTGCGCCAGCTCCTGGAGGAGCGCGTCATTGCCTGCGGCACCATCCTGCCCCCGGCAAGGTCGCTCTACGTGTGGCACGGCAAGGTGGAGGACTCGACCGAGAGCGTCGTGCTGCTCAAGACCGGCGCGAGCCGCCTCGACGACCTGCGCGAGCGCCTGCTCGCCCTGCATCCGTATGACACGCCGGAGTTCGTCGTGCTCGATCCCGAGACCGCGTCCCCGGCCTATCTCGCCTGGGTGCGCCAAAGCTGCGGGGAATGAACGAGACCTTCTGGCGGGACCGGGCGCGGCGCGAAGCCGGGCGGTTTAATTTCGCCTGGTGGCTCCAGCGGTTTCTCCCGCTCTTCGTCGCGTCGGCCATCATCTCCACCGTGCTCGTGCTCGCCCTGCGGGCCATGCACTCGGCCACCGCTCCCGCGCTCTGGCTGGCGGGCGTGCTCGTCGCCGCTTCCGCCGTGGCCGCCTGGGTGCGCGGGCGGAGCCAATACCTCACCGCCGCCGAGGCGCTGACCCGGCTCGACGCCGACCTGCGGCTGCACACGCGTCTGACCTCCGCCGCCGAGGGCGTGGGCGACTGGCCCGCGCCGCGCGATGATGCGCGGTTCCGCCTCGGGTGGGATTGGACGCGCCTCGCCTGGCCGCCCGTCGCCGCCGCCGCGCTCTGGATCGCCGCATGGGCGATTCCCGTTCCCGCCGCGCAGGCCGCTCCGAGCGCCAGCGTGACCGAGCCGCCCGCCTGGACCGCCGTGGAGGAAAAGCTCGAGGAGATCAAGGAAACGAAGCTCCTCGAGGAGCAGGCGCGCGAGGAATTTGCCCAATCGCTGGACGCCCTTCGCGACCAGCCGAAGGAGGACTGGTATTCCCACGAAAGCCTGGAGGCGGGCGACCATCTGGCCGAGCAGCTCGACACCTCGCTCGCCGCGCTGGGCAAGGATCTCTCCGCCGCGCTCGACGCCATGGAGACAGCGCGCGCGCTTTCCGAGCAGGAATTCGCCGCCCTTTCCCCCTCGCTCAACGAGGCACTCCGGCAATCCGCCACCGCACTGGAAAAAGGCCAGCTCAACGCCGAGCTGGCGAAGCAGCTCAAGGCCCTCGACGCCTCGAAGCTCCGCCAGCTTTCCTCCGCCGAATACAAGGCCCTCTGCGAGCGCATGGGCGAGGGGTGCAAGGTGTGCGATCGCATGGGCTACAAGCGCGGAGAAAAAGCCACTCGCGTGTCGGATACCGTCGTGCAAATCGGCCAGGGCGGCGTCTCACGCGGCCCCGGCGCGGCTCCGCTCACCATGGGCGACAAGCCGACCGACCTCGGCACGAAGACGACCGAGGGCATCTCAAACGACGACCTTTCCCGCGCCACACTCGGCGAGGTAACGAGCCTCGGCCTGTCCAAGCCCAAGCCGAACACCGAAGCACCTGCCACCACCGCGGGCGGCACGATTACGACGGGCAAGGGCGGCGAAACCGGCCTCCAGCAAACCGCCACTCCCGAGGAACAGGAAGCCTTAAGGAAATTCTTCGACTGAGCCGAAGCGGGATCTCGGAACGCGGAAGCCGGAAGTTTCGATGCGCCACGCCCGGCTCGGAAACGGCAGGCTGCCGATTTCCCAAGGGAGCAGGCGGGGCTGACGTCGCGTAGACAGCGGGTAAGGCGTGGTTCCGGGGGCAGGGAAGGGGGCTGTGCTCGGAAGTACCGCTAAGCGGAGAAAGGGAAAAGGCACGTGATTTTTCCCTGACGCGCCTCACAGAGAGCTGTCTTTTTTCAAAGCGGACCAGTCGAGCTCGGAGCAAAGGCGTGTCGCTCGCAGGATGGTTTCCCCGGCTTCCTCCATGCGCCGGCAAAAGGCGAGCAGGTTCAGCCATTGTGCGGGTGGCAGCCGAGGCGCGTTTTCCCGGCAGAGATCGGCGATGGCGGATTTTTTGGCGTTGAATGCCGTCTCGAACTGCGCCACCGAATCGGCGGGCGCCGTCCGGCCATCGATGAGCTTTTCGTTTGCGAGCATCTGCTCCCGGAAGTCATTCTCGAGAGAGACTGCCTTTACGTAGGCAGGCTCCTGCTTCATGCCGTCCGGCCAGTCTGCGCTTTGCCCGGCTGCGGCCGAGAGGATCATGGCACCGCGGTGCAGGCAGCGCAGGTATTCCCTCATCTGGTCAGCCTGCCCGTCGACGAGCACGGGCCGGCCTAACAACCCGAGCCTCGCGGAGACCTCGCCGGGAATGAGCGCCAGGCGGCCGCGCTCGGCCGGGGAGAGCTGGCTGGAGCCATCTCCCAGCACGCGGAGGGAGAGCCGGGAGAGCTCGCGCAGGCGGGAGAGGATTTCACGCTGGGGGAGGGAGGGCCAGATCAGCCTGCGAATGAGGGCCGAAAGCAGGATCGCCAGCATCATGCCCAGGCTGAGATCGGCGATGTCCTGAAACGAGACCGGTTTCTGGGCATTGAGGCCGAATATCCCGACGATCATCAGCATGCCCACCAGCATGGGGGTCGTCATTGGGTTGCGACCGTAAAAGATGTACCCCCAGAGAAACAGGAGGGAAAAGAGCACGATGTTCATCACTGCATAGGAGGCAAGGAACGGATGCACCCACAGGAGGATGATGCCGAGAACGAGCCAGGCGGCGATCGAGATGAGCGCGCCATGAAAGGCCCGCCAGTCCCCGCGCCCGGCGGGTGCGGTCGGGCCGCGAACGAGGAGTATCCAGGCGCTGATAGCGAGCAGGTCTCCACCGGGCGGGTGGAGCCAGTTTTCCAGGAATAGCGCGGCGGTCACCGCCAGCCCGCCTTTGATTCCCAGGCGAATCCAAAAGATGCTCGGCAAGGAGGGTCCGCGGAGCGTGGGCGAGGGGAGGCTGCCGATCTGGCCGGAGGCGATGAGTGCCAGCTTCTCGTGGATGACTGCGAAGGCCTGGGCGAGCTCAATCAATGCCTGAAAATGATGCCCCAGCGAGAAAATGTATTCGCGTTTTTCGGCGTCGAGGTCCCCCTGTTTCCTGGCGGTTTCCAAGCACTCGACGAGTTGTGACTGAGCGGTCTGGACCTGGAGAAGCGTCTCATCTGCCGGAGTGTTCGTTGCCAGGGCGCGGAGTCCGGTGACGAGGGTCCGGCCGAGGTCTTGCATCCGGCTCTGGAGTTCCGCGTGCGGGCGCTGGGATGGAGGGAGCGGCTTGGACAGGGCTGCCATGCCGAGTGCCATGAGGTTGAGTTGATCGGTTATTTCCTCAAAGACGGGGACCCACTGGTGGAAGCGGTGGCTTTCGTTGGCGCCAAAGCCGATCAGCGATCGCATCTTGCCCACCCGCAGCGGGAGTTTCCGGATGCGTTCGGCGGTGTCGGCTTCCCCGCCCTCAAAGAGCGAGTCCAGGCGGGGAATGAGCAGGCCCTCGATGTCGGTCAGGACGTCCTTGAGGGACTTTTCAAACTCCACCCAGGCATAGCGCGGCCATAGGACACTCTGGACGACGACGGCGACGAGGATGCCCAGCACGACCTCCTCCGCCCGCGAGAGGGCGTAGCGCCAGGACATCTCCGGATCGCCCAGCCCCGCCTGCATCACATCGATCATGGTCAGGCCGCAGAGAAAAAAACCATAAGCCCACAGACCCTGCCCAAACATGGCGACGCAAAAGGCGAGGATGCCCGCGACCACCGGCAAAAAGAGGAACGGCTGCTGCTGCCAACCCAGCAGCAGGTAACCGAGGATCGCTCCGATGATTGTCCCGAAAATCCGGAGCACGGATTTCTCCATGATTGTTCCCACGTATGGGGTGACCATGAGGACGAAGACTGTGAAAAGAGCCCAGGTCGGTTCATCCAGCCGCAGGAAGAGAGCGAGATAAGTGGCCAGCAGGCCGGCGATGCCGAGCTTCAGCCCGAAGCGGATGGCGGGATCGCGGAGGAACTCCCTCACGACGCCGGGGAGGCCCGCATTTCCTTCTCAACGCTCTGAGGCCCTGCCGTGGCGGCGAGGCAGTCCCGGGTGAACTGGACATTCCAGGAGTGCCGGGGATGGTGAGCGCTATCGTTCCGGGTCATTCGTTTACCTTGGATACCGTTCGTGATCAAAAAGCACGAACCGGAAAAGGGCGATGAATTTTTGGAGGATCAGGAGAGACGTTATTCCGCACGTTCCGACGATGCGATGAAAATCATCCTCCCTCGCCGGTTGGCCCAGGCACAACCGTGGCGCAGACCGTTCCGCTCACCCTTGCGAGGAAACCCTGCGGCGGAGGAAATAAAGCCCGAGCGCACCACCGACCAGCAGCGCCCAGGTCTGCGGTTCCGGAACGGCCTGCCATTGTCCGATCACGGTGCCGTTGGTCTCCGTGTTTACGCCGGTGATGATGTTGCCGTACGAGCCGATCGCCGGGAGAAAGGACGCGAAGCTGGACAGGTTGAGGTACGCCTCGCCGGTGAAGGCTCGCGCGGTCGTGTTGAAATTCTGCGGCGCAGTCAGCGAGCCGCCGTCGAGGAGATTCAGGTCCACGAGGGAGCCGCTGTAGTTGTCCGACTCGAAGTTCAGGTACGCGCCGCCACCCGTGGGCGTGAGCGTGCTGTCGCGCGTGTACATAACCGACATATTCACCGCGCTAGTGAAAAAATGGAGCAAATCGACGCCGACCATCTGCGGGAAGTCCGAATCGCTGGCCTGGGCGTTTGCGGTGGTTGCGGTGATTTTCACCGCCGAAGGATCAGTCACATCCACCAGCAACACCGTTGCAGCCGACGACGTCGCACAGAACGCCGCCATGGCAGCCAGGACACACACGAAAGCTTTCCAGACAGGGAACATAACGCGCCGGACTTTACGTGCCCTTTGTCTGAGATCAAGCCCCTGCGGCTGCTTTTCGCAACCAAATGCGCAATGGAGAAACATTTTACAGAAGGCAGCGAAGAAAGCAAAGGGGGTGCGGCGTCGCTCCGCATGGAGGGACGATATGGAAATTCGGGAGTGCGTCGTGGCAAGGGGGGAGGAAAGACGGGTTTGCAGCGGAGGAATTTTCGAGTTGCGCCACGCTGCCGACATGATCCTGTACATCGAAAACCTCGCCGATCAGCACGTCTTTCCCAGCGGGAGAAAACAGCCGTTCGCGGAACCCTCCGTCAGCCCCGAAAGGCCGCCAACCCTTTGTGTCCTTTGCGACCTTCTGTTTAAAAATGGTTTCCGTCCGGTTCAGGCCACGGTGCCGCGATACCCGTCGGGGTCGAGTTCCACGGAGGCGAAGCCTGCCTCGTGCAGGCCAGAGCGTATCGTCTCCTCCACGCGGAAGAGACTGGCGAGTTCGTCGGGAGCCACCTGGACGCGGGCGCCCGGCTTTTCCGCCGGCAGGTAGCGCACGCGGAAGACCCGGAACCCGTGCGCCTTCAGAAACGCCTCGCCCCGCTCGACCAGCTCGATCGCCGCGCGCGTCACCGGCGTGCCGTGCGGGATGCGCGACGACAGGCAGGGCTGGGCCGGGGCGTCCGCGGTTGGCAGGTCCCATTGGCGGGAGAGTTCGCGCACATCGGCCTTGGTCAATCCCGCCGCCTTCAGCGGGGCGATGACGGCAAACTCCGCCGCTGCCTGGGAACCGGGCCGCAGGTGGGCCGGGTCGTCGGCATTCTCGCCATAGGCCAGCGCCGCCGCTCCGCGCGAGTGGGCCAGCTCGTCCATGCGGAGAAACAGCTCGCTCTTGCAGAAATAGCACCGGTTCACCGGATTGCTCACATACCGCTCGTCCTCAAACTCCTGCGTCGTTACCACCTCGACACGCGCGCCGATGCGGTCCGCGACCTCCAGCGCCTCCGCCAGCGCCTGGCGCGGAAGGCTCGGGCTGTCGGCGATGATGCCCGTCACGGCCTCGCCCAGCGTGCGATGAGCCGCCGCGAGCAGGCACGTGCTGTCCACGCCCCCCGAGTACGCCACCAGCAGCGGCGTACGGGAGCGCAGGATCTCCTCCAGGCGGGCGAGCTTTTCCGTGAGCACGATTACAAACTCACCCGGGCAAAGAGCGAATCAAGCGGCATCTGGAGGCCGATGAAAAATTCGCCAAATTCCGCATACTGCGCGCTCACCTCGTCAAAGCGCATCTCGTACACGATCGCCTTGATGTCCGACGTGCTGCGGGAGAAGAGCGTGACGCCCCACTCCATGTCGTCCAGCCCCGTCGATCCCGTGATGAGCTGGAGCACGCGCCCGTGGTACGTGCGGCCCACGCGGGCGTGGCCGAGCATGAGCTTTTTGCGGGCTTCAAACTCGAGCGCATACCAGTTTTGCCCCGCCGTGCCGCGGCGTTTGGACATCGGGTAAAAGCAGACGACCGGCCAGTCGGGGAGGTTGGGTTCCAGGCGGTCCTTCATGTACTTCGCCATGCGGGCGCGGAAGGCGGCGAGGCGCTCCTCCTGCTGTGGGGTGCCGGGGGCGATGC of the Terrimicrobium sacchariphilum genome contains:
- a CDS encoding chlorite dismutase family protein, with the translated sequence MMTVPTLEPVLPAEGRHVIHLFFRIDYASWDILDNSEKIAAKTALAQLVQNIRATPDTQLLTFSMVSPKADLGFMLLTKDLHVGDQFAKQLGLALGPGILVPEFSWLSMTERSEYTTTEEEFLISLEKDEGIAPGTPQQEERLAAFRARMAKYMKDRLEPNLPDWPVVCFYPMSKRRGTAGQNWYALEFEARKKLMLGHARVGRTYHGRVLQLITGSTGLDDMEWGVTLFSRSTSDIKAIVYEMRFDEVSAQYAEFGEFFIGLQMPLDSLFARVSL
- a CDS encoding FUSC family protein produces the protein MREFLRDPAIRFGLKLGIAGLLATYLALFLRLDEPTWALFTVFVLMVTPYVGTIMEKSVLRIFGTIIGAILGYLLLGWQQQPFLFLPVVAGILAFCVAMFGQGLWAYGFFLCGLTMIDVMQAGLGDPEMSWRYALSRAEEVVLGILVAVVVQSVLWPRYAWVEFEKSLKDVLTDIEGLLIPRLDSLFEGGEADTAERIRKLPLRVGKMRSLIGFGANESHRFHQWVPVFEEITDQLNLMALGMAALSKPLPPSQRPHAELQSRMQDLGRTLVTGLRALATNTPADETLLQVQTAQSQLVECLETARKQGDLDAEKREYIFSLGHHFQALIELAQAFAVIHEKLALIASGQIGSLPSPTLRGPSLPSIFWIRLGIKGGLAVTAALFLENWLHPPGGDLLAISAWILLVRGPTAPAGRGDWRAFHGALISIAAWLVLGIILLWVHPFLASYAVMNIVLFSLLFLWGYIFYGRNPMTTPMLVGMLMIVGIFGLNAQKPVSFQDIADLSLGMMLAILLSALIRRLIWPSLPQREILSRLRELSRLSLRVLGDGSSQLSPAERGRLALIPGEVSARLGLLGRPVLVDGQADQMREYLRCLHRGAMILSAAAGQSADWPDGMKQEPAYVKAVSLENDFREQMLANEKLIDGRTAPADSVAQFETAFNAKKSAIADLCRENAPRLPPAQWLNLLAFCRRMEEAGETILRATRLCSELDWSALKKDSSL
- a CDS encoding ATP-binding protein — protein: MLRRRAIIGVSGGTKGRARQFSRTRDSFPMTADDLRSLIQSEEADRIEKTRSTTDTDKFREAICSFSNDMAGRKLPGYLLIGVDEKDASFRLQATDDLLKQFTAYRDDGQVMPLPVMNVQSVPHPEGGGDVIVVEVLPHALPPVRYKGRICIRVGPRKGHATEAEERILIERRTSNFPTFDATPCPEGDLDRLDLETFRQTYRPQAVAAEVIAENHRDLPEQLAALRFYNLKRECPTNAGMLVFAFDPLDLFPGAKIQFVQYDGTDLEDDVLAEKTFTGNLITILAELDSFLKGRFTSRPVAVSDLREEAVFDYPPEAVRELLMNAVLHRDYQSTSPIRFYQFSDRIEIQNSGGLYGDAAPENFPRVNAYRNPIIAEAMHVLGYVNRFGRGIARARKAMKENGSGELIFDYPGNQFLVVIPKHPLR
- a CDS encoding PEP-CTERM sorting domain-containing protein encodes the protein MAAFCATSSAATVLLVDVTDPSAVKITATTANAQASDSDFPQMVGVDLLHFFTSAVNMSVMYTRDSTLTPTGGGAYLNFESDNYSGSLVDLNLLDGGSLTAPQNFNTTARAFTGEAYLNLSSFASFLPAIGSYGNIITGVNTETNGTVIGQWQAVPEPQTWALLVGGALGLYFLRRRVSSQG
- the mnmA gene encoding tRNA 2-thiouridine(34) synthase MnmA, with protein sequence MSGGVDSSVTAHLLKQQGYEVIGVTMKVWPQDCISRAEDKCCGPSAIADARGVAHRLGVPHYVVDEADQFEKLVIDYFASEYRAGRTPNPCVMCNEKLKFGNLWEKARALGADYIATGHYAIIEHHANEVVLRKGHDGRKDQSYFLFSLSQQQLRHALTPLGGMTKPEIREIARELGLRVADKEDSQEICFVPGNDYKAFLRSHLGEKEFHRGGIYDVDGKFLGDHEGIEMFTIGQRKGLPGGSPKPIYVVDIDPETSRVIVGGEEDLVREEFEVNRVTWHVDPATLTGELSVKIRYAHPGAPARVEPLTSDTARVVLTTPQRAITPGQASVFYDGDRVVGGGWIVRKPSLVPA
- the cutA gene encoding divalent-cation tolerance protein CutA, whose product is MKLALTTFATQEEAAAVVRQLLEERVIACGTILPPARSLYVWHGKVEDSTESVVLLKTGASRLDDLRERLLALHPYDTPEFVVLDPETASPAYLAWVRQSCGE
- the larE gene encoding ATP-dependent sacrificial sulfur transferase LarE, which codes for MLTEKLARLEEILRSRTPLLVAYSGGVDSTCLLAAAHRTLGEAVTGIIADSPSLPRQALAEALEVADRIGARVEVVTTQEFEDERYVSNPVNRCYFCKSELFLRMDELAHSRGAAALAYGENADDPAHLRPGSQAAAEFAVIAPLKAAGLTKADVRELSRQWDLPTADAPAQPCLSSRIPHGTPVTRAAIELVERGEAFLKAHGFRVFRVRYLPAEKPGARVQVAPDELASLFRVEETIRSGLHEAGFASVELDPDGYRGTVA